The following nucleotide sequence is from Gymnodinialimonas phycosphaerae.
GGGGCCGGCGATTACGCCGGCCCTTTCGTATTTGTTACCCCGCTTGCGCATGGAGCCTCCTGGACCCACATGGAACCGGGAGAGGCACGATGCGGGGGACGGTTCGGAGGAGGACCTTAGCATGAAACAGGAAGCGATCTTGGCCCAGGCAGTCATTGAAACGCCGCGGATGTTCCTGCGCCCGATGCGCGGGTCCGATGCCGGGCTCTTGGCGATGTATCACGCCGACAAGCGCGTGGCCGAGATGACAACATCGATCCCGCATCCCTTGCCGCCGGGCGCGGCGGAAAGCTTCATCGCCAAGGTGACGACGCCCGATCGCGGGTCCTTCGCCTGGGTGATGGATGCCACCGCGTTCGGCGGCGCGGAGGTGATGGGCATCATCACGCTCGACCAGATGGACCGCAATCAATCCGAGATCGGCTACTGGGTCGCGCCCGCCATGTGGAACACCGGGTTCGCGTCCGAGGCCGTCCACGCACTGGTGGATGCGAACCCCTTGGAAAACCAGACGATCTTTGGATCAGTCTTCCAGGACAACCCGAGCTCGGCCCGCGTGTTGACCAATGCGGGGTTCGATTACCTGGGCGACGCGGAAGCGTTTTCGGTGGCACGCAATGCCAAGGTTGCGACGTGGACTTACCTGAAGCGTTTGGCGTAAGAGGCAAAGTGTGGAAAATGGGGCCAGCCCCCATACAAGGGATACGTAGGGGCCAGCCCCTACACAGGAGACAAGTGGGGGCTGGCCCCCACACAGGGGATACGTGGGGGCCAGCCCCCACACCCCCGGAGTTTTTTGGGCAAGATGAAAGGGCGGGCCAGTGGCGCGCACAGTTTTAGATGAAGTTTCTCGATCTTGCGAAAGTCTATATTCGGTCCGGCGGCGGGGGCGGCGGGTCTGTCTCGTTCCGGCGTGAGAAATATATCGAATACGGCGGCCCCGACGGCGGCGACGGC
It contains:
- a CDS encoding GNAT family N-acetyltransferase, with translation MKQEAILAQAVIETPRMFLRPMRGSDAGLLAMYHADKRVAEMTTSIPHPLPPGAAESFIAKVTTPDRGSFAWVMDATAFGGAEVMGIITLDQMDRNQSEIGYWVAPAMWNTGFASEAVHALVDANPLENQTIFGSVFQDNPSSARVLTNAGFDYLGDAEAFSVARNAKVATWTYLKRLA